The following are encoded together in the Maniola jurtina chromosome 27, ilManJurt1.1, whole genome shotgun sequence genome:
- the LOC123878926 gene encoding uncharacterized protein LOC123878926 gives MSATSASSVARADIIDLDRYMRHSVRPSSPRHARRARERLVVDAGGAEYVPVGGVDIVGGVGGVGDVGDGADGSRRAGGKCYWHDSGLSDTSYVKRRRPPHTRLGTGHRRARRSVLQLRAACERALRDQQLRIRRLARLCHRLLQPVAADPAPPPSHNTFRVQNMYDVVNDITSPSDTSSTQKLHTKRNFGQNVSPRAPRRPPPASDTGGHSSSSGDERREDKHRAESGRTYDIIISKLDELERLIAARRAPAPAAPPAPAAPTRDQLVATDNTVQVVFARGGARCAVTRVHELDIAPRDAPAPGDAPAPGDAGRCGH, from the exons ATGTCCGCCACGTCGGCGTCGTCCGTGGCGCGCGCCGACATCATCGACCTGGACCGCTACATGCGCCACAGCGTGCGTCCGTCCAGCCCACGCCACGCACGCCGCGCACG GGAGCGGTTGGTGGTGGACGCGGGTGGAGCGGAGTACGTGCCGGTGGGCGGCGTGGACATCGTGGGCGGCGTGGGCGGCGTGGGTGACGTGGGCGACGGCGCGGACGGCTCGCGGCGTGCGGGCGGAAAGTGCTACTGGCACGACTCCGGCCTCTCCGACACCAGCTATGTGAAGAGGAGGCGCCCGCCGCACAC GCGGCTGGGGACAGGCCACAGACGCGCGCGGCGCTCCGTGCTGCAGCTCCGCGCCGCGTGCGAGCGCGCGCTGCGCGACCAGCAGCTGCGGATCCGCCGCCTCGCGCGGCTGTGCCACCGGCTCCTGCAGCCCGTCGCCGCCGACCCCGCACCGCCACCAAGCCACAACACCTTCCGCGTCCAGAACATGTATGACGTCGTCAACGATATCACGTCGCCCTCCGACACCAGTAGCACCCAGAAGCTACACACGAAGAGGAACTTCGGGCAGAACGTGTCCCCCCGCGCCCCCCGCCGCCCCCCGCCTGCCTCGGACACCGGCGGCCACTCCAGCAGCTCCGGAGATGAGAGGAGGGAAGATAAACATCGT GCGGAGTCGGGCAGGACCTACGATATCATCATCAGCAAGCTGGACGAGCTGGAGCGCCTGATCGCCGCGCGTCGCGCCCCCGCACCCGCCGCGCcccccgcgcccgccgcgcccacGCGCGACCAGCTCGTCGCCACGGACAATACTGTACAG GTGGTGTTCGCGCGAGGCGGCGCGCGCTGCGCGGTCACGCGCGTCCACGAGCTGGACATCGCGCCGCGCGACGCGCCGGCCCCGGGCGACGCGCCGGCCCCGGGCGACGCGGGCAGGTGCGGACACTAA